From a region of the uncultured Draconibacterium sp. genome:
- a CDS encoding putative LPS assembly protein LptD, which yields MYKIIITYLFLVAPFLILAQEPTISVAPQQQVPDSILSEYISAQDTILIDTTGIDTMGMVKNEKQVIDAPIDYAATDSMIVSLDGQKVYLYNQAKVTYQNIELEAYYIELDLETKEIYAEGVLDSVGEMTQKPLFRQGAEEYESETMRYNFETEKAFITKVVSAQGEGFIHSDRTKKIGEEVFITKDAKYTTCDADHPHFYLHLTKAKVISNKKIITGPAYMVLEDFPLYFPIIPFGYFPNSPTYSSGILIPKYGEEQNRGFFLRDGGYYWAASEYFDLAVQGDIYSRGSWGTRIRTNYKKRYKFGGNFGFEYAKNKYGEQGLDNYSVGTQYKILWSHSQDSKANPNQTFSASVNVSSSGYDKQNAYNMNDYLTTTKSSSISYSRKFENTPFNLSMNLRHSQNTKDSTMSLSLPEMTFNMAKVYPFRKKNRSGSVKFYEKFGINYTANFRNTINAKESEILSSSFATDWKNGIRHNLPIAFPSFTLLNHINFSPGISYNEKWYFKKYNYNYEEGGEYTGNPSAISDNVRIDTITGLNRVYDYAYSISASANIYGMYIPRNPDSKIKGIRHKMSPSVSFSYRPDFGKEHYGYWQEVQVDEEGNTRYYDTNLGGIYGGSPGRGESGSISFSLNNNLEMKKLDVRDSTKTDEEQKFKKVKIIDNLSISSSYDLIRDSLNLAPFSIRARTTVGGVSINMGTTLDPYMVDDNYQRIHKYAWNERSGIGKLGRVTRANLSFGMNFNSKDKKKEENNQGSDEEGAPLPEDETLLPIYDDYIDFSMPWDFGFDYSLNYTGANRANPNGRVTQTLGLRGNVSITDKWQMSAMTNFDIQEGEFALTSFRLNRDLHCWNMSFNFVPFGYRKSYSFTISASSSMLQDLKIQKQQSHYDNFNF from the coding sequence TTGTATAAAATAATCATCACATATTTATTCCTGGTAGCTCCATTTTTGATTTTAGCTCAGGAACCAACAATTAGTGTGGCTCCACAGCAACAGGTTCCCGATTCTATATTATCTGAGTATATCAGCGCACAGGATACCATTTTGATTGATACTACCGGTATTGATACAATGGGAATGGTAAAGAACGAAAAGCAGGTAATTGATGCGCCCATTGATTATGCAGCCACCGACTCGATGATTGTTTCGCTCGACGGGCAAAAGGTGTATTTATATAACCAGGCAAAAGTGACTTACCAAAATATTGAACTGGAGGCGTATTATATTGAGCTGGATTTGGAAACCAAGGAGATTTATGCAGAAGGAGTTCTGGATTCGGTGGGTGAGATGACTCAAAAACCTTTGTTCCGTCAAGGGGCCGAAGAATATGAGTCGGAAACGATGCGCTATAACTTCGAAACGGAAAAGGCTTTTATTACCAAAGTTGTTTCGGCACAGGGCGAAGGTTTTATTCACAGCGACCGTACTAAGAAGATTGGCGAAGAAGTGTTTATTACCAAGGATGCCAAGTATACCACCTGCGATGCCGATCATCCGCACTTTTATTTGCACCTTACAAAAGCAAAGGTTATATCGAACAAAAAGATAATTACCGGGCCAGCCTACATGGTTTTAGAGGATTTCCCATTATATTTCCCTATTATTCCGTTTGGATATTTCCCCAATTCGCCAACGTACTCGTCGGGAATATTAATTCCGAAGTACGGTGAGGAACAAAACCGTGGATTCTTTCTGCGCGATGGAGGGTATTACTGGGCAGCAAGCGAATATTTCGATTTGGCTGTTCAGGGCGATATTTATTCGCGTGGTTCGTGGGGTACACGTATTAGAACAAATTATAAAAAACGGTATAAGTTTGGTGGAAACTTCGGTTTCGAATATGCCAAAAACAAATACGGAGAACAAGGTTTGGATAATTACTCGGTAGGCACACAATATAAAATTTTGTGGTCGCATTCGCAGGATTCAAAAGCCAATCCGAACCAAACATTCTCGGCTAGTGTGAACGTTTCGTCGAGCGGCTACGATAAGCAGAATGCTTATAATATGAACGACTATCTGACGACAACAAAATCTTCGAGTATTTCGTATTCACGAAAATTTGAGAATACACCCTTTAATTTGTCGATGAACCTGCGTCATTCGCAAAACACCAAGGACAGCACCATGTCGTTATCGTTGCCCGAAATGACTTTTAACATGGCAAAAGTCTATCCGTTCAGGAAAAAGAACCGAAGCGGATCGGTTAAGTTCTACGAAAAATTTGGTATTAATTATACGGCCAATTTTAGAAACACAATTAATGCTAAAGAAAGCGAAATACTTAGCAGTTCGTTTGCTACCGACTGGAAAAATGGTATTCGCCACAATTTGCCTATCGCGTTTCCGAGTTTTACCTTGCTGAACCACATCAATTTTAGCCCGGGCATTAGTTACAACGAAAAATGGTATTTCAAAAAATACAACTATAATTACGAAGAAGGGGGCGAGTACACCGGAAATCCTTCAGCTATTTCCGACAATGTTCGGATTGATACGATTACCGGCTTAAACCGTGTTTACGATTACGCCTATAGTATAAGTGCTTCGGCCAATATTTATGGTATGTACATCCCGCGAAATCCGGACTCTAAAATCAAAGGGATTCGCCACAAAATGTCGCCATCGGTGTCGTTTAGTTACCGTCCCGATTTTGGTAAGGAACACTACGGATACTGGCAGGAAGTACAGGTTGATGAAGAAGGAAATACCCGCTACTACGATACCAACTTAGGTGGTATTTACGGTGGCTCGCCAGGAAGAGGCGAATCGGGATCTATATCTTTCTCGCTGAATAACAACCTGGAAATGAAAAAACTCGACGTGCGCGATTCAACCAAAACCGATGAAGAGCAGAAATTCAAGAAGGTGAAAATTATTGACAACCTGAGTATTTCTTCATCGTATGACCTGATTCGCGACTCATTAAATTTAGCTCCATTTTCTATTCGGGCACGTACTACGGTGGGCGGTGTTAGTATTAATATGGGAACAACGCTCGATCCGTATATGGTGGATGACAACTACCAACGTATTCATAAATATGCGTGGAACGAACGTAGCGGTATTGGCAAACTTGGACGTGTAACCCGGGCCAACCTTTCGTTTGGAATGAATTTTAACTCGAAAGACAAGAAAAAAGAAGAAAATAATCAAGGTAGCGATGAGGAAGGTGCACCTTTACCAGAAGACGAAACATTGCTGCCTATATACGATGATTATATTGATTTTAGCATGCCCTGGGATTTTGGTTTCGACTATAGTCTGAACTATACCGGTGCGAACAGGGCTAATCCGAATGGCAGGGTAACTCAAACTTTAGGATTGCGTGGTAATGTTAGTATTACCGACAAATGGCAAATGAGTGCCATGACTAACTTCGATATTCAGGAAGGAGAGTTTGCATTAACTTCGTTTCGCTTGAACCGCGATCTGCACTGCTGGAATATGTCGTTTAACTTTGTGCCTTTTGGCTATCGTAAAAGTTACAGCTTTACTATTAGTGCCTCTTCGTCGATGCTACAGGATCTGAAAATCCAGAAACAGCAAAGCCACTATGATAACTTTAATTTCTAA
- a CDS encoding diphosphate--fructose-6-phosphate 1-phosphotransferase, with protein MSISALQKERAKYQPKLPKSLKGNVKLVEGAKTESVADQKEIAELFPNTYGMPLVSFEVADAAAERQPVNVGVILSGGQAPGGHNVISGIFDGIKNIHPDSKLYGFLGGPGGLVDHKYVELTSDIIDEYRNTGGFDIIGSGRTKLEEEAQFDKGLEIAKDLGLNSLVIIGGDDSNTNACVLAEYYAKIDSGVQVIGCPKTIDGDLKNEMIETSFGFDTATKVYSELIGNIQRDANSAKKYWHFIKLMGRSASHIGLECALKTQPNITLISEEVAEKKQTLGEVVDYMAGIVANRAADGNNFGVALIPEGLIEFIPEMKTLISELNDLLAEGTDTEKEFKMLKKSHRNEWVAGQLSETSSNVFSSLPSGIATQLTLDRDPHGNVQVSLIETEKLLGEMVKTRLDEMKEVGDFVGKFGTQYHFFGYEGRCAAPSNFDADYCYSLGYTASFLISEGKTGYMASVRNTTAPADEWIAGGVPVTMMMNMEKRHGHMKPVIQKALVELEGAPYKYFVTKRGEWATGTEFVYPGPIQYFGPTEVCDQTTETLKLEQA; from the coding sequence ATGAGTATTAGCGCATTACAAAAAGAAAGGGCTAAATATCAGCCGAAACTTCCTAAATCGTTAAAAGGCAATGTAAAATTGGTTGAGGGGGCAAAAACCGAATCGGTTGCCGACCAAAAAGAAATTGCTGAGTTATTTCCGAATACGTACGGAATGCCGTTGGTTTCTTTCGAAGTAGCCGATGCTGCAGCCGAAAGACAACCTGTTAACGTTGGTGTAATCCTTTCAGGAGGTCAGGCTCCGGGGGGACACAACGTAATCTCAGGTATTTTCGATGGAATTAAAAATATCCATCCTGATAGCAAATTGTATGGTTTCTTAGGTGGTCCCGGTGGATTGGTTGACCACAAATACGTGGAGCTTACTTCTGATATTATCGACGAGTACCGTAATACAGGTGGCTTCGATATTATTGGTTCGGGCCGTACAAAACTGGAAGAAGAAGCACAATTCGATAAAGGTCTTGAAATTGCAAAAGATCTTGGTTTAAATTCACTTGTAATTATTGGTGGCGACGACTCAAACACAAACGCTTGTGTATTGGCCGAATACTACGCTAAAATTGATTCTGGTGTTCAGGTAATCGGCTGCCCAAAAACAATTGATGGTGACCTTAAAAACGAAATGATCGAGACTTCGTTTGGTTTCGATACTGCAACAAAAGTATATTCAGAGCTGATTGGTAACATCCAGCGCGATGCCAACTCAGCAAAAAAATACTGGCACTTTATTAAATTGATGGGACGTTCGGCGTCGCACATCGGTTTAGAGTGTGCTTTGAAAACTCAACCAAACATTACTTTAATCTCAGAAGAAGTTGCTGAGAAAAAACAAACTTTAGGCGAGGTTGTAGATTATATGGCCGGTATTGTAGCCAACCGTGCTGCCGATGGAAACAACTTTGGTGTTGCTTTAATTCCTGAAGGTTTGATCGAATTCATTCCTGAAATGAAAACACTGATCTCGGAATTAAACGACCTTCTTGCTGAAGGAACAGATACAGAAAAAGAATTTAAAATGTTGAAGAAAAGTCACCGTAACGAGTGGGTGGCTGGTCAATTGAGCGAAACTTCTTCAAATGTATTCAGTTCATTACCATCGGGTATTGCTACTCAGTTAACTTTAGATCGCGACCCACACGGAAACGTTCAGGTATCGTTAATCGAAACTGAAAAGCTGTTAGGTGAGATGGTAAAAACACGTTTGGACGAAATGAAAGAAGTTGGAGATTTTGTTGGAAAATTCGGTACTCAGTACCACTTCTTTGGTTACGAAGGACGTTGTGCAGCTCCATCAAACTTCGATGCTGACTATTGTTACTCATTAGGTTACACGGCTTCTTTTCTTATTTCAGAAGGAAAAACAGGTTACATGGCTTCGGTACGTAACACAACGGCTCCTGCTGATGAGTGGATTGCAGGTGGTGTGCCGGTAACCATGATGATGAACATGGAAAAACGTCACGGACACATGAAACCGGTAATTCAAAAAGCATTGGTTGAACTGGAAGGCGCACCATACAA
- a CDS encoding GNAT family N-acetyltransferase, whose product MDKAIRLELLEEKDLCLVKDIYNYYIANSTATFHTGSVSEADLKSILPIGDRRFRSFLIYFNNEVAGYCYLGRYKPRAAYDRTAEVTIYLKPDYFGKGIGREVLLQMEQKAQDVGIVVLMGIITAENESSVKLFERMGYEKCGHFKQVGEKFGRILDVVAYQKLLA is encoded by the coding sequence ATGGATAAAGCGATTCGCCTCGAACTACTGGAAGAGAAAGACTTGTGTCTGGTTAAAGACATTTACAATTATTACATCGCTAATTCAACAGCTACCTTTCATACCGGTTCGGTAAGCGAGGCTGATTTGAAGAGTATTTTACCCATAGGTGATAGGCGTTTCAGGTCGTTTCTGATTTACTTTAATAACGAAGTTGCCGGGTATTGTTACCTGGGGCGCTATAAGCCGCGTGCTGCTTACGACCGTACTGCTGAAGTTACCATTTACCTTAAACCTGACTATTTTGGTAAAGGCATTGGCCGCGAAGTTTTGTTGCAGATGGAGCAAAAAGCGCAGGATGTTGGAATAGTTGTACTAATGGGAATTATTACCGCCGAAAACGAATCCAGCGTAAAATTGTTCGAACGAATGGGCTACGAAAAATGCGGACACTTTAAACAGGTAGGAGAGAAGTTCGGTCGCATACTGGATGTGGTGGCTTATCAAAAGTTGCTTGCTTAA
- a CDS encoding RidA family protein — translation MKRIIATEKAPAAIGPYSQAVEVNGTLYISGQVPLDPETMKVVEGGITGQTEQVMKNIGEILAEAGYSFADVVKSTCLLSDMANFKAMNEVYGKYYSETPPARAAFAVKELPLGVMIEIETIAVK, via the coding sequence ATGAAACGTATTATAGCTACAGAAAAAGCACCTGCTGCAATTGGTCCATACAGCCAGGCTGTTGAAGTAAACGGAACACTTTATATTTCAGGACAAGTACCACTCGATCCGGAAACGATGAAAGTTGTTGAAGGCGGAATTACCGGGCAAACCGAGCAGGTAATGAAAAATATTGGCGAGATATTAGCTGAGGCCGGTTATTCGTTTGCCGATGTGGTAAAATCGACTTGCCTGTTAAGCGATATGGCCAATTTTAAAGCCATGAACGAAGTTTACGGAAAATATTACAGTGAAACTCCACCAGCAAGAGCTGCTTTTGCTGTAAAAGAGTTGCCGCTGGGTGTGATGATTGAAATTGAAACGATTGCCGTAAAATAG